One region of Desulfobacterales bacterium genomic DNA includes:
- a CDS encoding efflux RND transporter periplasmic adaptor subunit, translating into MKSGGPKIFLLAILLIGAAAGLSWFFFGPFRDQTDSGKSGKSLHAVPVEVAPIQHGPIALQRAFSGELEALAAFVVAPKVSGRVEHVIVNIADTVTRGQVVAELDNDEYVQAVAQAQADLLVAGANLSEAGSALKIADREFKRTESLLKRGIASDSEFDVARQDILAKQAKLKVAEAQVTKFKSSLETANIRLGYTKVTAGWTGGSEHRVVAERYVDEGQTVAANAPLLLIVELHPIVGVVFVTERDYAHLKPGQSVLLTTEAYPGETFTGRIDRIAPVFQTATRQARVEMTIDNSAYRLKPGMFIRATVVLARVPEAAIVPEQALTMRHDRHGVFVVRESEQSVAWREVEVGIREDGRVQVKGEGLSGRVVTLGQQLLSDGSPITLSDGQGDTAAGREQEPPP; encoded by the coding sequence ATGAAATCGGGCGGCCCTAAAATTTTTCTTCTGGCGATTCTTCTGATCGGTGCGGCGGCGGGTTTGAGCTGGTTTTTTTTCGGTCCGTTTCGGGATCAAACCGACTCGGGCAAAAGCGGTAAATCGTTACACGCCGTGCCGGTGGAGGTAGCACCCATTCAGCACGGGCCGATCGCGTTACAGCGCGCATTCAGCGGGGAGCTGGAAGCCCTGGCCGCCTTTGTGGTTGCTCCGAAGGTAAGCGGCCGCGTGGAGCATGTGATCGTGAATATCGCCGATACGGTCACGCGGGGGCAGGTAGTGGCCGAGCTGGACAATGATGAGTATGTTCAGGCGGTCGCCCAGGCACAGGCCGACCTATTGGTCGCCGGGGCCAACCTGTCCGAAGCCGGAAGCGCCCTGAAAATAGCCGATCGCGAGTTTAAGCGCACCGAGTCACTGTTAAAGCGCGGCATTGCATCTGATTCCGAGTTCGATGTCGCCCGCCAGGACATTCTCGCAAAGCAGGCAAAACTTAAGGTCGCCGAGGCCCAGGTTACAAAATTCAAATCATCTCTGGAAACCGCCAATATTCGGCTCGGTTACACGAAGGTAACCGCCGGCTGGACGGGCGGCAGCGAGCATCGCGTCGTTGCCGAGCGCTATGTGGATGAAGGCCAGACCGTCGCCGCCAACGCGCCCCTGCTTTTGATCGTCGAGCTGCATCCCATCGTCGGGGTGGTGTTTGTTACCGAAAGAGACTACGCCCATTTAAAACCCGGACAATCTGTTTTGTTAACAACGGAGGCCTATCCGGGCGAAACATTTACCGGCCGCATTGATCGCATCGCGCCCGTCTTTCAAACCGCCACGCGCCAAGCACGCGTTGAAATGACCATCGACAATTCAGCGTATCGGCTCAAACCCGGCATGTTCATTCGGGCGACGGTGGTATTGGCCCGAGTGCCGGAAGCCGCCATCGTCCCGGAACAGGCGTTGACCATGCGTCATGACAGGCACGGTGTCTTTGTCGTCCGTGAGTCGGAACAATCAGTCGCCTGGCGCGAAGTGGAAGTGGGCATTCGTGAAGACGGCCGGGTGCAGGTGAAAGGCGAGGGGCTCTCCGGCCGCGTCGTCACGCTGGGTCAGCAGTTGCTTAGCGACGGCTCCCCCATAACCCTTTCCGACGGGCAGGGCGACACCGCTGCCGGCCGCGAACAGGAACCCCCCCCATGA